Within the Flavobacterium sp. CG_23.5 genome, the region AAATTAAACATGTTGTACTTAAAATAACGTAAAGAATGTACAAGTGCAGTCGCATTTTCCAAAAGTCGATTTCCTTTTGTCAAACTGTTATAATTGGAGAAAACATAGCCTTCGGCCAATTGATTTATATCAGTGAAATTATTGTTGAACGAAAAATTATAGGTTAAACTTTCCGCTTTTTTAATTTGATAAATAGCTAAAAAATCCGGTAATACTCTATAAAATTTATTGTTATTACTGGCCCCCAATTGTTCGTTTTTCATAGTATAAGCATGCAAACTCACTCCTGGAGTTAAAGTAAACTTACCTGTCAGAATTTTATAATGAAGTCCTAAAAATGTATCATTAAAATTGTAGGTTACATTATTAGTATTTACGGCATCGCCCAAATTATTTACCGTTTTATTGTCTAAAATCTGAAAAATATTCGAATTAAAATCTTGATTTGAATACGTGTTTCCCAGTGTAACATTGACATTACTTTTTTGGGTAAGCATATAATAATAATCTAATTTGGCATCTATTTTATTGGTTTTCACAAAACGATTTTGATTAATATCGTTTCTATTTTGACCGGAAGCATAACCCGATAAACTAAAGGGCTGTGATTTCAAATTAGCATTATAAAAAGGATCTTCTTCCTGATACAAATGTTGCATTTCGAAAGCAAAAATATTTTTATCGCTCTGAGTGTAATACAAACTCAAGTTTTGATTTACCGAAATCGGGTTTTGTTTTTTCAATGTATTGATGTTCTCTGTTTGCGAATTATTACTCACAATCGATTCTCTAAGCAAAGAATTATTTTCGTCCTGTTTAGACAATTTAGTCAAAACATCATAATCAAATTGAAACTTTGCATTGGGTTTATAACTCGAACTCAATTTGAATAATCCCAAATTACTTTTTTGATGCGCCATTTCCTGACGGTTTTCTGTTGAAAGAATTTCTGACGAGTTAGGCTGTAAAATATTGGTTTGTGATTTGGTTTCCAAGTCGGTTATGGAAGAAGAAATAATTCCAAAACCACTCAAACTCCACGCTTTATTTACATTATAAGAAAAGTTGGTGGCTCCAAATTGGGTCTCAATCTCTTTGGCACGATTGTTTCTTAAAAGTGAAATTCCTAAATCATTTAAAGAAACATTAAAACTCGATCCTCCTTTTTGCATCATGCCTCTAAAACCACCTGTGAATTTAAAATAATCTTGAACTGTCAATGGAAGTTCCCCTATATTATTAAAATTTGAAATTAAATTGATGCTGTATTTTGGACTGTAATAAAACAATTTCGGATTGATCAAATAACGGCTTTCTGTATGTGCTACGCCTATTCCCGCGGTCATATCTCCAAACCAGAAATTTTTCTTTCCTGATTTTAGTTTGATATTCATTGCCACATTGTCCTGATTGTTTTCAACTCCTTTTAATATTGAATTCTCATTGTAATTGCGTAAAACTTGAATTTTATCGATAGCATCCGCCGGAATATTTTTTACGCCAAGTTTAGTATCTCCATCAAAAAAATCTTTTCCTTCCACCATTAACTTGGTGACTTTTTTCCCTTCTACTTCTACTTCACCATCTGCATTTACCTCAACACCCGGTAGTTTTTTTAATAAGTCCTCCAGTTTTCGCTCCGTTCCGGTCTTGAAAGAATCCCCGTTATAAACAATGGTGTCTCCTTTTATCGAAACCGGCATTTCTCGAACTATTTCTACACCGTCTAATTCAATTCCGCCTTCTTGCAAAGCAATGATTTTAGTGCTATTTTCAGTAGAAGTAACAATTTCAATCTCTTTATTTTGCATTCCCAAATAACTTATCTTAAGATTATAAGTTGTATTGGGCTTCAAAGTCAGCACATACTTTCCTTTGTCATTGGTAATAGCGTAGGAATCCATCGCTTTTGTTACTTTATTTACCGCCATGACATTTGCCATTTCTAAGCCTACGGTCTTTGAATCAGTAATAGTTCCTTCCAGTTTAACTGATTGAGAAAAAGATATTGAAGTAATAAAAAATAAGGTCAGCAGTATTGATTTTTTCATTTATGAAACTTTGGAGAAATTTTGATTATTAATTTTAAACTGTGAATTTAATTTTATTATCCTCCAATTCTCATACGCATTCCTCCATTTCCTCCGCGTCCTTGGTTCATTTCTCTGAATTCTTCCATTTTTTTGATTACCGTTTCATCAAATTCTTTTTGAGAAATAACCTTTCCGTTTGTTGATGGTTTTATCACCGCTTTTTCTTTAGGATTTAAAACTACTTTCGAACATAAAATAACTGTTTTTCCATCATTTACTTCCAATATCAAACCAGGCAGTCCCCAATAGTTTTCCGGACCTTGATTTACGGGAATTTCAGGAGTGTACCATGCAGTGATTGTAATTTCTTTTGGCATGTCCAAATCATCCATAAAGCTCGTTTTCTTAGTTACATCAGCTGATTTCACAACCGTAGCATCTTCTTTTTTTGGTCTGAAATTTCTAAAATCGGTTTTACTGGCAGGTCGAATTGCCGTAGCTTTAAAACAATTATAACCTCCAATAACTCGAGTTTCGGCCTCCATTTTCCACTTTAAATTAGGCAATGAATCTTTTACTAAAAATTCTTTTCCCATGAAATCTTTATCAACCGTATAGGATTTGTCTTTTACATTTTTATAGAAAGTTCCTCCGCCTCCCATCATTGAGGACATCATTCTCATCCCGTTACCTTGACCAGAACCTGGTGTCTCTAATTTTTCTTCCTCTTTGTATATTGATGCTGACTTGTCAAAATTAAGAATAAACGTTTTTTCAAACATTTTTTTCATTCTTTCTTCTATCATCTTTTGCATGTCTGGATTCATATCCTTATTACCTTGCATTCGAGTTTTGAAATCAGAAGTGCTGGTTTTTGATTCATAAACCGCCATACCTTGAAATTCTTGTGCCTGAATCCCCAAAGAGGAGGCTATAGCAAATACTAAAACGAAAATTATTTTATACATGATTATTAATTTTAAATGATAAGACGATAATCTCTTGTTTATGTTACAATTATACTGTTAAAATAACAATTAGACATGCACAATTGTATAAGGTTTAATTGTAATTTAGCATTCTATGAAGAATATTCTAATTCTGTTATTTACTGTCATTTCATTTTGTGGTGCTTTTGGCCAAAGCCAAAAACTAACTGCCACTAAAATTGACTCTATTCATTTGGATTGTGACCAATTTTTAGGCTATGACCCATTTGGTTTTTATTACTTTATTAAAAATAATGTTCTGTTTAAGGTTAAAGAAAAACAGTCATTCGAGTATAAGAATGTTTCTTTAGGTAGAATCACAAAAGTAGATTTGCTAAATCCGCTGACGATTGTGTTGTTTTATGAGAATTTCAATACCGTCATTTTACTCGACAATCAATTGAATGAAACCCAAAAGATAAATTTTTCTGAAATTCCTATTCCAATAACAGTTGCTGCAATAGGATTAGCCTCGCAAAACCAACTTTGGATTTACAATAGCATGAATCAACAAATAGGTCTTTTTGATTTTTTAAAAAAAGAATATAAGACGGTTTCTATTCCGTTTGCCGAAAGCATAAAAATATACCATACTGATTTCAATACTTTTTATTGGATTGACGAAAAGAATAATTGGTTCACTTGTGATCCATTCGGGAAAATAGCCAATAAAGGAACAATACCTTCTTTTGATTCTATCGAAATAATAGATCAAAGCACCTATCTCTTTAGCAAGAACAATATTCTCTTTTATGAAGATGTTGCAAAGAGTCTAAAATTTGAAATTGAGATTTCAGAAAAAACGTTTAAAAAATTCTACTACAAAGACCAAATTTTATCTATTTTTACATCAGAGGGAATTACAAATTATAAAATCACAATACCGTAATGCACATAGCAGTAGCAGGAAACATTGGCTCAGGAAAAACAACTTTAACGCGTTTATTGTCGAAACACTTCAAATGGGAACCCCATTTTGAAGACGTAGTTGACAACCCATACTTGGATGATTTTTACCATCAAATGGAACGTTGGTCCTTTAATTTACAGATATATTTCTTGAATAGTCGTTTTCGTCAAGTGATGCAAATTCGCGAAAGCGGTAAAAAAATCATTCAGGACAGAACGATTTATGAAGACGCTCATATTTTTGCACCCAACTTATATTCAATGGGTTTGATGACAAATCGTGATTTTCAGAATTACACTTCTCTTTTTGAATTAATGGAATCCACGGTTAAAGCACCTGATTTACTGATTTATTTAAGAAGTTCGATTCCTAATTTAGTCGGGCAAATTCACAAACGCGGACGCGAATATGAAAACTCTATTTCAATTGATTATTTAAGCCGCCTAAATGAGCGTTATGAAGCCTGGATTCATACTTATAGCAAAGGAAAACTATTAATTATCGATGTAGACAACATCAATTTTGTCGATAACCCAGAAGATTTAGGTAATATCATCAATAGAATTGACGCCGAGTTACACGGATTGTTTTAGCATCTATTTTAGCGCTCTCCAAACGAGAGAGCGAAAAACTGAATATATTAAATGCCTTGCTGTTGCGAGGCATTTATATTTTAATATCTTTACTAATCAATAGATTACAAAAAATAGTGATTCATGTATCTTTTATAAAATTCATCTTAATTCAATTTATAAATTCTTGTTTTCTTCATATTAATTTAAAATTAAAAAATTATGAGTCAAAAGTATTTTAAAAGTAAAATTGTTTGTGTTTTATTAATTTTTGTTCTTCTAATGCAGAGTTGTGCGATTTATCAGAAGACATCGGTTTCTCTAGATGATGCTGTGGCTTCAAACAGGAAAGTATTAATTACTAAGACTGATGGAGCGAAACTTAAACTTAAAAGAGTGGAACTGACAGATGGAAAGTATTACGGGATAGTAAAAGTTGATGGCAAAACTGAAAAAATTATTTTAGTAGAAAATGACATAAGAACAATTCGAATTCTTAACAAAAGTGCGACAACAATAGGAACTGTTGGAATTGTTTTAGGTTCTTTAGTAATTACATTTCTTGTAGCCGCAGCGATTGCAGTAGTGCAAGTATATTAGGTTCTCGATCACTTGCATTTTTTGGACCTTCATTAATTGCTTTGACGTTTATATTCTCGTTTAAGCAAAAATGCCCCGCAATTGCGAGGCATTTATTATTTAACAACTAAATGTTTTATTTCAAGGCATCGATTTTGGCCTGAACTTCGGTATCTGTTCCTTCAAAATTCTGAGTAGTAACTTTCCCATTTATGGTTGTTTTGATTGTTGCTGTTACTTTTCCATCCCCATTTGTTTTTTCAATTGCAATTTCTTTAGAAACCATATTGTTCCCCATTGCTTTTGCATTCATGAATTTGCAATTTGCATTTGTACATCCTTTAGCGATACATTCGGCTGCAGACATTGAAGTACACATTTCAGAAGTAGCACAACAAGATGCGGTCGCAGAAATAGTATGGCTTCCTTCACCTAAAATTGGCGCAATTACCAATCCGATCAAACAAGTCAATTTAATTAAAATGTTCATTGACGGTCCAGAAGTATCTTTGAATGGATCTCCAACAGTATCTCCAGTTACCGCCGCTTTGTGCGCATCAGAACCTTTATATGTCATCTCACCATTGATTAAAACTCCTGCTTCAAATGATTTCTTAGCATTATCCCAAGCACCGCCCGCATTGTTCTGGAACACCGCCCAAAGCACTCCTGAAACAGTTACTCCTGCCATATAACCTCCTAACATTTCGGCGATTAATTGATTATTGTCTCCATAAACTAATTTTCCAAGCAAAACAATTGCAATTGGAAAACCAATAGTCAAAACCCCAGGCAACATCATTTCACGTAAAGCTGCTTTGGTAGAAATATCAACACATTTTGCATATTCCGGTTTTCCGGTTCCTTCCATAATTCCCGGAATTTCTTTGAACTGACGACGCACCTCATAAACCATATCCATTGCTGCTTTTCCAACAGAATTCATCGCTAATGCGGAGAAAACCACCGGTATCATTCCACCCACAAATAACATCGCTAAAACTGGTGCTTTGAAAATATTGATTCCGTCAATTCCTGTAAAAGTTACATAAGCTGCAAATAAAGCTAATGAAGTTAATGCCGCCGAAGCAATAGCAAAACCTTTTCCTGTTGCAGCAGTAGTGTTTCCTACTGAATCCAAAATATCGGTTCTGGTACGCACTTCTTTTGGTAATTCGCTCATTTCGGCAATTCCACCAGCATTGTCAGAAATTGGTCCAAAAGCATCGATTGCTAATTGCATCGCCGTTGTTGCCATCATTGCTGAAGCCGCTAATGCTACTCCGTAAAATCCTGCAAAGGCATATGAAGTCCAAATTGCCGCAGCAAATAATAAAACGGTTGGAAAGGTAGAAATCATTCCAGTTGCCAAACCAGCAATCACGTTCGTTCCTGCACCAGTACTTGATTTTTGAACAATAGCCATAACTGGTTTTGTCCCTAATCCCGTATAATATTCAGTTACCGATGAAATGACTGCGCCAACAGTTAATCCAACAAGGGTTGCATAAAAAACTCGCATCGATGAAATATCTTGAATTCCTTCTCCGAAGAAATTCATTTTCATCGTTTCCGGCAACATATATTGAACTAAGAAATAACAAGCAATTGCCGTTAATAAAATAGAAACCCAGTTCCCAATATTTAACGCTTTTTGAACTTGTTTTTCTTTTGCATTTTCATCAGTAATTTTCACTAACATCGTTCCGATGATAGAAAATAAAATTCCAAAACCTGCGATTGCCATTGGTAACAAAATAGGACCAATTCCGCCAAAAACATCTTGAATGTTTCCGCCCATGTCTTTAATCACATAATTCCCAAGAACCATTGCTGCCAAAACTGTGGCAACATAAGAACCAAATAAATCGGCACCCATTCCGGCCACATCTCCTACATTATCCCCTACGTTATCTGCAATAGTAGCTGGATTACGAGGATCATCTTCCGGGATTCCTGCTTCAACTTTACCCACTAAATCAGCACCAACATCGGCCGCTTTTGTATAAATACCACCACCAACACGGGCAAACAAAGCAATCGATTCTGCGCCAAGAGAAAACCCAGCTAATGTTTCCAGTACTTTGGTCATATCTTCTGATGAAGTCCAAACACCGCCCATAAAATAATTATAGAAAAAAATAAAGAAACTAGTCAAACCTAAAACTGCTAAACCGGCAACTCCCAATCCCATTACTGTTCCACCACCAAAAGAAACTTTCAATGCTTGAGGTAAACTGGTGCGCGCTGCCTGTGTGGTTCTTACGTTCGTTTTTGTTGCGATTTTCATTCCCATATTTCCAGCAAAAGCAGAGAAAAATGCTCCAAAAATAAAAGCGACAACTATTAATATGTTGGTGGTATGGAATAAAAAAGACATTCCTGCAAGAACAATACTTGCTCCAACTACGAAGAAAGCTAACAATCTATATTCTGCTTTGAGGAAAGCCAAAGCGCCTTCATAGATATAATCTGAAATCTCTTTCATTTTACCGTCTCCAGCATCTTGTTTTAAAACCCAAGTTCTTTTGGCAAACATAAATGCCAATCCAATAAATGCCATGACTATTGGCAAGTAAATCATTATTGTATTCATAATTTTGGTGTGGTTTTTGGTTATTTTCGTTAATGTAACGAAACGAAAATAAACAAAAAAGCAATACTCTTTACAGAATATTGCTTTATTTATAAAAATTATGAAAATTATTTATTTAATACTAAATAATCCTTCTGGTTTGTTTTCAATATCATTAAAACGTTTTGTACATTCTTTAATGATCGCATACGCTTCATTTACATCTCCCCAACCACCAACATCTACTGTTTTATTTTCCAGATCTTTATATACTTGGAAAAAATGCTCAATTTCTTTTAATAAATGTGGATTCATATCTGACAAGTCATTCAATGAATTCCAGATTGGATCTGAAACTGGTACACAAATCACTTTTTCATCTGGTCCTTTATCATCTGCCATGTGAAAAACCCCAATTGGTTTTACTTCCATTACACATCCAGGAAAAGTTGGTTCATTTACTAAAACCAAAACATCTAATGGATCTCCGTCTAAAGCTAATGTTTCCGGGATAAACCCGTAATCAGCAGGATACATCATTGACGAAAATAACATTCTGTCAAAACGCATTCTTTTTATTTCGAAATCATATTCGTATTTATTTCTACTTCCTCTTGGTATTTCGATTAAGACATCGAAAGTTGTTAATTTGTCTGCAGTCATTTTAATTTTCTTATCTATAATTATCTTGCAAAAATAAGCAAACGATACGTTTTTACAATGAAAAATCCATGTTATCTGTACATTAATTTCAACTTATTTTGTACAACTATTAAATACGTCAATTCGAGTAAATTTTAACTCATTTTACTTCTATAAAAAATAAACAAAACAACATTTATAAGAAATTTTGTTATATTTTCGTTTAAAAATAAACTATAGGACAGAATTTACATCTATATACAGATTAGTTTATCCTGCCAAAATAAGAAATACAAAAAGTTTACTGGTAAATCTAAATAACAAATTAATCTCCGGAACCTATTTTATTCAAATAAAAACGGAAACTGATGTAATAAAAAAACAAAATATTTTAAATCGTTAATCTCATGATAAAAAAAATAATAGCACTACTTTTATTGAGTATCCCCCTTTTGGGGAATGCTCAATCTATAGAAGATTGGCAAGTGGGGATTAATCTAAACCCTTTTTATTTCGATTGGAACAGTAACGATCAAGGACTCACTGATGTCCATCAAAACATCCCAAATGGGTTAGGTTTTGGTCTAACCGTAGAAAAAAATTGGAATACACATTGGGGTATAAAAACAGGTGTAGAATATTCTAAACAGAACAAAAAATATGATGATGCCCAGTACAGTGGAAATGTTTATCTGGCCGATATTAATATGGATTTTAAATATTACAAAATCCCATTAACTATTCAGTATTCACACCCAATAAACAAAAATAGATACCTAACATTCAATCAAGGTATCCAATTCTCTTTTTTAAATGATTACAAAACAACAATCGATGACGCGCTGCAAAGTACAATTTTCACACCTAATCAGAGGGTTTTCATCTCAAAAATTAATGCAAATGACTCCAATAACACAAATCCTGGGTGGATATATAAAAAAAACACATTTGGAATAATCGGTTCGGTTGGTATAAAAGGTTTTTTAACTAAAAAAATATCATATAGTACAAATTTGAGATATGAGTATGATTTAACTTATTCAGATTTAGATGAATATTACATTTTAAATAAGAATAAAGCTAACAATTTTAGGCTAGGACTAGAACTTGGTCTTCAATATCATTTTTCTTTAAAAGGGTGTGGTTTTTGTGCTTTGCAAAAACACTAAAAAATACTCAAACGCAATCTTAGAAAAACTTTAATTTTAATTATTTATTAAAAAACATCTGAGCAGGGTTTATCGCACTATTTTGCGTTTAAACCTTGCTTAGCTTGTTATTAAAATCCATGTTATCTGTACATTAAATTTTAAAAAAACTAATATTGATAGGTGATCGTTCTATTTCGTTTATTCAAGTAATGGTGCCACAAAAGATAAGTGGCATACGAACGGAATGGACTCCATTGTTCAGCATGAATTTCCATAGCCTCTTTATCATGAATACTCAGTAATTCCTTCATGGTATTAACCACCGCAATATCGCCCAAAGGCAATAAATCTGGGACATGCAAACAAAACATCAAATAAATATCGATGGTCCAATTTCCTATTCCTTTGATTTTAATAAGCTCTTCCCGTACTTGTTGAACCGTTTTATCAGGCAAAGTTTCTAAATCTAACTCTTTATTTACTATCGCTGTCGCCAAAGCTTTGATGTAGGACGTTTTCTGACGGCTTACACCAAGATTTCTATATTCTTCCTCCGAAACAGGAAGCAAAATCTCTGGCTCTATTACTTTTAGACTGGCTTTTATTTTTAAAAAAGTAGCTTTAGCAGATTCGATAGACACTTGTTGTTCTAAAATCAGCAACACTAAAGTCTCAAAACCTTGCGGTCTTTTTGGAATCGTGGGAAGTCCGTATTTTTCTATAATGATTTTGAAAATAGCATCTTTTCCTGAAAGATATTCGATCGCTTGTTGCATAATCTAATTTTTTTAGCCCAGATGGAAACGGCATCCTTTTTATCTCGTTTTGAAAACGAGATAAAAAGATATAGTGAACAGCTGGAAATAGCTCCAAATTCCGCTTATTATCCGAATGACAGATTGGTCAAGTATTAGAAATAAAAACCAAATGATCCTTTTACGGAAAAACGATTGGTATCCGGCGTGTTTAAATAACTGCCTCTCCAAGCCAAATCAATACGCAAAAATTTAAAAATGTTCCCAATTCCCGCTTGGTATTCCCAATATACGTTCTCAGGTGCATTATAGGCTAAGCCAGAAGCATTAATGGCTCTGTTCGCATCTGATATCGTTCCATATACTCCTCTTACCCCAATAATTTCCCTCCAATTGAGTTTTCTCATAAAAGGGATTCTAGAAAACAATCTCCCTTGAAAATTATGGTTCCATTGAAATGTAGCATATTGATCCGTAATAAACTCATAATAATTCAGGTTACTAAAGCTACTTTCGTTAGAGAAAAAAGTTTGATTTCCCGGAATAACGCTCATCAATCCCAAAGGAATTGTACCAAAGGTTTTCCCCACCTCAACAATGATGTTTGAACGCCCTAAAGGTCCTATTATGATGGGTTGCTTATAATAGAATTGGATTTTTTCGTATTTGAAATCACTATTGAATAGACCTTTAAAGCCGTGACTGAAATTGACAAAAACATCACTAAATGGACTGTCTACAATATCTCGTTCTACAGCAAATCCAATCGCTTTTCTTTTGGGCGTAAAATTGACCCGAAAATTAACTTCTGATTGTTTGACATCGCTTTTAGTAATCGTTTGGGCTGCATCCGTATAATAATCTAAACTAAATGTAGGTGAAGCAGATTCTAAGGTTCTATAGGAAAATCCGGTTTGAAAAGTTAAGTTTTTAATCGGTTCAACTTCTAAACCGAATGTACTTAAATTAATGTTTGTCAATTTACCATTATTCCCGGAAGCAAAAATCGTGGACGAAGCACTGCTCCTACCCAAGACATCCGATGATGTTGTTAAACTCGCGCCTATTTGTTCCACATCACGCCTGTTTCCTCCAGATAAAATAAGTCGGTTTTTCTTATCGACCATCCATTTTCCGGAAAATCCGTACTTGAATTTATCGTCTTTAAAACCATAGGCCGTATACCCTTGTAATCGCCAAGTATCACCAGTACCAAAATAAGTTCTTGCTCCAGTGCGCAATCGAACACCTTCTACTTCGTTGTATCCAAATGTCGAAAAAATAGGGCCATAATCCAGATTGCCAAACTGCACATAACCACTGGCAAGCACTTTTACTGAACTCGTTATTTGTTTGAACTTCTTGACGGTCTTCAACGTGTCCAGCATTTTATAAACTCCTAATTCATCTTTACTTAAATTTTCAAATCGGTTTTCATGCCAAAAATCATCTGTTTTTTCGTAAACTGATTTGTCAACATAATTGACCTCATCTTTATAAAAAGAGGCTGGTTTCTCCTTATTAAATTCATGGTGTCGATACAATGAAGTTCGCTTTCCGTAAAGCCCTTTTGATTTTTCTTTTTTGTTCAAAGCAAAGTCTGACATAATATAATCGCGAGTCAATAAAAAGACGGAATCATTTACCACATCAAATTCCTGCTCTAAATAAATGTCTTTTACCCAGTTGATATTGGCACTTTTGGTAACCGCCAGGTTAATTTTTTTGATTGCAAATGTGGTGTCATTTACCCAAAAATCCCCCTTGAAAGTCAGTTCATTTTTACGGCGAGGATAGAACACAATATTGTAACACCATTTTTTATTCACAAACGCACTGTCTCTTAACACGTAATTATAAACATCAATTCCAGTAGTAGATAAAGGACTTGTAAAACTTTTGTCAAAAAAAGTAAGGTGATTGTCATAGATATTATAATCCGAATACAAATCTTTAACAAAAGACAAAATTTGTTGATTCTCTTCAAAACCTGATGTTTTGTTAGCCTTCATCTTCTCTTTTACCTTCTTCAATTTATTATCGCCATACACATCATATAACGCTTCATTGATAAAAACAGGCAAATAGGTTTTTCCGGTGATTTTAGAGGTATCCACTTGATCGAAAATAAATTCCATGCCTTTAAAAAGCTTACCTTTCATAAAAGCACTATCAATAGTATTCATATCAAACTCTACCTTCTCATACTTTTCCATTTGGTATTGAGCAAATAAATTCAAACCATTTT harbors:
- a CDS encoding DUF5686 and carboxypeptidase-like regulatory domain-containing protein — translated: MKKILILSLLFLFVFANDIFAQTKVSGIVLDKTNLPIPFANVVFKDSYEGIVTNEDGRFYIESAKTYTTIVVSAAGFSEREVTLDKPVNYNFKIVLSEAESLKEVVIFTGKTSKKTNPALDILREIWAHKRKNGLNLFAQYQMEKYEKVEFDMNTIDSAFMKGKLFKGMEFIFDQVDTSKITGKTYLPVFINEALYDVYGDNKLKKVKEKMKANKTSGFEENQQILSFVKDLYSDYNIYDNHLTFFDKSFTSPLSTTGIDVYNYVLRDSAFVNKKWCYNIVFYPRRKNELTFKGDFWVNDTTFAIKKINLAVTKSANINWVKDIYLEQEFDVVNDSVFLLTRDYIMSDFALNKKEKSKGLYGKRTSLYRHHEFNKEKPASFYKDEVNYVDKSVYEKTDDFWHENRFENLSKDELGVYKMLDTLKTVKKFKQITSSVKVLASGYVQFGNLDYGPIFSTFGYNEVEGVRLRTGARTYFGTGDTWRLQGYTAYGFKDDKFKYGFSGKWMVDKKNRLILSGGNRRDVEQIGASLTTSSDVLGRSSASSTIFASGNNGKLTNINLSTFGLEVEPIKNLTFQTGFSYRTLESASPTFSLDYYTDAAQTITKSDVKQSEVNFRVNFTPKRKAIGFAVERDIVDSPFSDVFVNFSHGFKGLFNSDFKYEKIQFYYKQPIIIGPLGRSNIIVEVGKTFGTIPLGLMSVIPGNQTFFSNESSFSNLNYYEFITDQYATFQWNHNFQGRLFSRIPFMRKLNWREIIGVRGVYGTISDANRAINASGLAYNAPENVYWEYQAGIGNIFKFLRIDLAWRGSYLNTPDTNRFSVKGSFGFYF